The segment GGGTCGTGTTGCCCACCTTGCGCAAGTTGGGGGTCGACAGCCTGGATGTGCTGCTGGTCAGTCACGCCCATGCCGATCACGCCGGCGGTGCAGGTGCGATCCAGCGCGGGCTGCCGGTCAGACGGGCGATTGGCGGTGAGCCGCTGGAAGAGGTTCAGTTACAGCCTTGCGTCAGTGGCGAGTCCTGGGAGTGGGACGGGGTTCGCTTTTCCCTGTGGCGCTGGGCGGATGCGCGCACCAGCAATGACCGCTCCTGCGTGTTGCTGGTCGAGGCGTCGGGGGAGCGGTTGCTGCTGGCCGGTGACATGGAGGCGGGAGCCGAACGTGCGTGGCTGGCTGCCATGGATTCACCACGCATCGACTGGCTGCAGTCGCCGCACCACGGTAGCCGCAGTTCGTCGACCGAAGCTTTCATCCGCGCTGCGGCCCCGCGTGGGGTACTGATTTCCCGCGGGCGCAACAACAGCTTCGGGCATCCCCATGCACAGGTGGTCGAACGCTATCGCAGGCATGGCATGACCCTGCACGACACGGCAGTGGAGGGGGCGTTGCGTCTGGTGCTCGGTGCGCAAGCCGGGGTCGAGGGTATGCGCAGCCAGCGCCGCTTCTGGCGTGACGTCAGGGATGGTTAATGCTGATGAGCGCCTGCCGCGCCTATGGTAAAGTGGCGACCTTTTCCAGAGGGCTTCTACTGTGTGGGAATTGGTCAAGTCCGGCGGTTGGATGATGCTGCCGATCATTCTGAGTTCCATCGCCGCCATGGCTATCGTTGTCGAGCGCCTGTGGACCCTGCGCGCCAGTCGCGTCAGCCCGCCCCACCTGCTGGGCCAGGTGTGGATGTGGATCAAGGACAAGCAACTGACCAGTGACAAGCTCAAGGCTCTGCGTGCCGACTCGCCCTTGGGCGAAATCCTCGCGGCGGGGCTGGCCAACTCGCGTCATGGTCGCGAAATCATGAAAGAGTGCATCGAGGAAGCCGCCTCACGCGTTATCCACGAGCTCGAGCGCTACATCGGCACGCTGGGCACCATCGCCGCCATGGCGCCGCTGCTGGGCCTGCTGGGCACCGTGCTGGGCATGATCGACATCTTCAGCGCGTTCATGGGGTCGCAGATGACCGCCAACGCCGCGGTGCTGGCGGGTGGCATTTCTAAGGCGCTGGTAACCACGGCGGCCGGGCTGATGGTGGGTATCCCGGCGGTGTTCTTCCACCGCTTTCTGCTGCGCCGTATCGACGAGCTGGTGGTCGGTATGGAGCAGGAGGCAATCAAGCTGGTGGAAGTGATTCAGGGTGACCGTGAGGTGGAAGTGGCTGGAGGCAAGGCGTGAAGTTTCGGCGCAATCGCCAGCGCGAGAATATCGACATCAACCTGGCGTCGTTGATCGACGTGGTGTTCGTGCTGTTGCTGTTCTTCGTGGTCACCACCACGTTCACCCGCGAAACCCAGCTACGCGTCGAGTTGCCCGAAGCGGCCAGCGCCGAGCGGGCACCGGGCGATGAGGGCAAGCTGGTAGAAATCACCATCAGTGCCGATGGGGTGTACTCGGTCAACAACCATCTGCTGCCCAAGAGCGATCTGGCCACCCTCAGCGAGGCCATCGAGCGTGAATCAGGTGGCGACAACAAGCTGCCCCTGGCCATCAGTGCCGATGGCAAGACCCCGCACCAGGCTGTGGTCACCGCAATGGATGCTGCCGGCAAGCTCGGCTTCAGCCAATTGCGCATGACCACCGTCGAGGCGGCCCAGAGCACACCTTGATGACACTAGCCGATCGCCTGCTTGCTGCCTGGTACACCGGCCATCCGGCACTGGCATTGCTGCGTCCGCTGGAAGCGCTGTACCGCTGGGTGGTCAAACGCAAGCGCAGGCGTTTTCTCAACGACGAGCGCGCTAGCTATCGCGCTCCGGTGCCCGTCATCGTGGTGGGAAACATCACTGTCGGCGGTACCGGCAAGACTCCTATGATTCTCTGGCTGATCGAGCACTGCCGCCAGCGGGGGTTGAGGGTGGGAGTGGTCAGCCGTGGCTATGGCGCCAAGCCGCCGCAGTTCCCTTGGCGGGTGACGGCCGATCAGGCGGCCGAACAGGCAGGCGACGAGCCGCTGTTGATCGTGCAACGTACCGGTGTGCCGCTGATGATCGATCCGGACCGCGCACGTGCGGTGCAGGCCCTGCTGGTCAGCGAACCCCTGGACTTGATTCTGTGTGACGACGGCATGCAGCACTACCGCCTGGCGCGAGACCTGGAATTGGTATTGATCGACGCAGCCCGCGGCCTGGGCAATCGCCGATGCCTACCGGCCGGCCCCTTGCGCGAGCCTGTCGAGCGTCTGAATGCGGCCGACGCAGTATTGTTCAATGGTGCAGCACTAGACAGTGCCGAGGGCTTTGGTTTTCGCCTGCAACCCAGCGCGTTGGTCAACCTGCGCACGGGCGAGCGCCGTGCACTCGACCATTTTCCCGCAGGCCAGCGCCTGCATGCGGTGGCCGGCATTGGTAACCCTCAGCGTTTTTTCAATACCTTGCAGGGCCTAGGCTGGCAGCCGCTGCCGCATCCCTTTGCAGACCACGCGCAATTCAATGCCCGAAACCTTGCCTTCACACCGTCACTGCCGCTCATCATGACCGAGAAGGATGCGGTGAAGTGCCGCTCTTTTGCCGCCGAGAACTGGTGGTACCTGGCTGTAGAAGCACAACCCACGCCGGCATTTGGCACTTGGTTCGACCTGCAGTTGCAACGTTTGCTACCCAAGCCCTGATCCCGTTTTCAATTTCGGCCTTCTGGCCTAGAGGAAGCCTTCAATGGACACCAAACTGCTCGATATCCTGGCCTGCCCGATCACCAAGGGCCCGCTCAAGCTCAGCGCCGACAAGACCGAGCTGATCAGCAAGGGCGCCGGCCTTGCCTATCCCATTCGCGACGGTATCCCGGTGATGCTGGAAAGCGAGGCACGTACCCTGACCGATGATGAGCGCCTGGACAAATGAACCTGGACTTCACCGTCGTCATTCCAGCCCGTCTGCGCTCCACACGCCTGCCAGGCAAGCCCCTGCTGCCCATCGCCGGTAAACCAATGGTGCAACACGTATGGGAACAGGCGCGCAGGAGTGCCGCCAGTCGCGTTGTCATTGCAACCGACGATGCCAGTATCTTTGAGGCTTGCCAGGCATTTGGCGCTGAGGTGCTGATGACCCGCGTGGACCATGAGTCCGGCACCGACCGTCTGGCCGAAGTGGCCGTGCAGCTTGGCCTGCCCAGCGAGGCCATCGTGGTCAATGTGCAAGGTGACGAGCCGCTGATCCCGCCGGTGATCATCGACCAAGTGGCCGCCAACCTGGCGGCTAATCCGCACGCCGGTATCGCGACTTTGGCCGAGCCCATCCATGAGCCGCAAGCGGTGTTCAACCCCAACGCAGTCAAGGTAGTGAGCGACAAGAACGGCCTGGCCCTGAGCTTTAGCCGTGCGCCGCTGCCGTGGGCGCGCGATGCGTTTGCCAAAGGTCAGGAGCTGCCGCCCGGTGTGCCTTACCGCCGCCATATTGGCATGTACGCCTACCGGGTTGGTTTCCTCCATGATTTCGTCGGTTGGGGCCCATGCTGGCTGGAGCAGACCGAAGCGCTGGAGCAGCTGCGTGCGTTGTGGCACGGCGTGCGGATCCATGTGGAGGATGCCATCGAGGCACCCGCCGTGGGCGTGGACACCCCTGAAGACCTGGAGCGCGTACGGCGCTTGCTGGAGGCCTGATGCGCGTTCTGTTCGTGTGCCTGGGCAACATCTGCCGCTCGCCGACTGCCGAAGGCGTGCTGCGTCATCAACTGCAGGCCGCCGGGCTTGCCGATCAGGTGCAGGTGGCCTCGGCCGGCACGGGCGACTGGCACGTTGGCAAGGCGCCCGACGGGCGCACCCTCAAGGCCGCACTGGCACGTGGCTACGACCTGTCGGAGCA is part of the Pseudomonas parafulva genome and harbors:
- a CDS encoding MotA/TolQ/ExbB proton channel family protein, with the protein product MWELVKSGGWMMLPIILSSIAAMAIVVERLWTLRASRVSPPHLLGQVWMWIKDKQLTSDKLKALRADSPLGEILAAGLANSRHGREIMKECIEEAASRVIHELERYIGTLGTIAAMAPLLGLLGTVLGMIDIFSAFMGSQMTANAAVLAGGISKALVTTAAGLMVGIPAVFFHRFLLRRIDELVVGMEQEAIKLVEVIQGDREVEVAGGKA
- a CDS encoding ExbD/TolR family protein; protein product: MKFRRNRQRENIDINLASLIDVVFVLLLFFVVTTTFTRETQLRVELPEAASAERAPGDEGKLVEITISADGVYSVNNHLLPKSDLATLSEAIERESGGDNKLPLAISADGKTPHQAVVTAMDAAGKLGFSQLRMTTVEAAQSTP
- the lpxK gene encoding tetraacyldisaccharide 4'-kinase, translated to MTLADRLLAAWYTGHPALALLRPLEALYRWVVKRKRRRFLNDERASYRAPVPVIVVGNITVGGTGKTPMILWLIEHCRQRGLRVGVVSRGYGAKPPQFPWRVTADQAAEQAGDEPLLIVQRTGVPLMIDPDRARAVQALLVSEPLDLILCDDGMQHYRLARDLELVLIDAARGLGNRRCLPAGPLREPVERLNAADAVLFNGAALDSAEGFGFRLQPSALVNLRTGERRALDHFPAGQRLHAVAGIGNPQRFFNTLQGLGWQPLPHPFADHAQFNARNLAFTPSLPLIMTEKDAVKCRSFAAENWWYLAVEAQPTPAFGTWFDLQLQRLLPKP
- a CDS encoding Trm112 family protein — its product is MDTKLLDILACPITKGPLKLSADKTELISKGAGLAYPIRDGIPVMLESEARTLTDDERLDK
- the kdsB gene encoding 3-deoxy-manno-octulosonate cytidylyltransferase, whose amino-acid sequence is MNLDFTVVIPARLRSTRLPGKPLLPIAGKPMVQHVWEQARRSAASRVVIATDDASIFEACQAFGAEVLMTRVDHESGTDRLAEVAVQLGLPSEAIVVNVQGDEPLIPPVIIDQVAANLAANPHAGIATLAEPIHEPQAVFNPNAVKVVSDKNGLALSFSRAPLPWARDAFAKGQELPPGVPYRRHIGMYAYRVGFLHDFVGWGPCWLEQTEALEQLRALWHGVRIHVEDAIEAPAVGVDTPEDLERVRRLLEA